TGATGGCCGATTTTCTTGAGAATATAAGCGACCGTGTACATCCAGGGAATACCGCCTATGTCTTCTTGGAAAAATTGCGAGAAATGAAGGAAGAGATGGAGCAGACGGAATTGCCAAAAACACGCGAGGAATTTGAGACGAGAGCGAATTTATTTTACTTTTTGCAGGAGATGGAGCGGTACTTGCTCATTAAACACCAATTCCGCCCGGCTTCACCTTCATAAAACAATCTGAACTAAAAAAGGATGCTGCGATAGGCAGCATCCTTTTATTTGGCAGTAAACTCTTACAGTTTTACTACGTTTGCAGCTTGTGGTCCACGGTTGCCTTCAACGATGTCGAATTGTACGCGTTGGCCTTCATCTAAGGATTTGAATCCTTCGCCAGTGATTGCAGAGAAGTGAACGAATACATCATCTCCACCTTCTCTTTCGATGAAACCGAAACCTTTGTCTGCATTAAACCATTTTACTGTACCTGTGTTCATAAAAGCCTCCAATATGTATTAAATATGTACCTTATAAGTATTGTAACTTATAAGCCACTTTTATACTACCACAAGGACAATAATATGAAACAAATATTTTGCATATAGTTGGCGTAAATGATCTGAAATACATCTTTGATCATGGGAGAAGACATGAACAGAGACTTCTTCGTTGTTTGTCTTATGGGTAATTTATCCTAATAAAATAAAAACACTCTGCTGGGAACTTCGGATACATAGTAGTATGAGTGGCATACGTAGTAAAAGTATTTTTATAAAAAGTTTACATGACACCAAATGGTGTTATAATGAATATGACACTAAAAGGTGTTATATTGGATTTGGAGGTATTGCAATGCCAACACAAGGAACATTGCCGGAAATTCGTAAAACAATTGTGCTGAATGCTTCAATTGAAAAAACATGGAAGGCTGTCGCGACTTCAGAAGGCATCGCTTCATGGTGGATGCCCAATACTTTTGAACCTGTTTTGGGACAAGACTTCATTTTGCAATCAGGTCAATTTGGTGATTCACCTTGCAGAATAACGGAGCTAGACCCTCCGAACCGTGTTGGATTTGACTGGGGTACAGAGTGGCACGTTGTTTTTGAATTGAAAAAGTTAGAAGATGAGAAGACGGAGTTTACGCTGATTCATTCTGGTTGGGATGCAGAAAAAGTCACAGAGTTTGGGCAGCCGCATTCAGTTATTCGCGATATCATGGATGGTGGCTGGGAGGAAATTGTCAAGAAGACCCTTCCCGCTTATATCGAGGCTTAAATTGGCTGCACCTGCGTCTAAGCATGATGTATTTCAGGCAATTGCCGATCCTACCCGTCGTAGGCTGTTAAAATTGCTTGCTGACAAGGAAATGCCCATTGCTGCCATTGCGGAATGCTTCCCATTAAGCCGTACTGCTATTAACAAGCATCTGCATGTCCTTTCCGATGCGGGACTTGTCAGCAGTCAGAAGGTTGGACGTGAAACTCGCTACAAGCTGCAACCCGATCCTTTGGTTGAGCTAAAACACTGGCTTTCTTTCTTCGAACGATACTGGGAAAACAGGTTGTCTGCTCTTAAGGAATATGTAGAGAATGATAATGGTTAGGGCGTAATAAAACCGAGATGCATACACGTATGCACTCGGTTTTTTAGTACGTTCATCGTGACTATTTCTCCTTCGTTATATAATTGGTGTTTTGATGGTACCCTAAAATTGGTAATGGATCAATTTATCATATAGTTTTTATAAAATTATATTATTGTT
This window of the Aneurinibacillus sp. REN35 genome carries:
- a CDS encoding SRPBCC family protein; protein product: MPTQGTLPEIRKTIVLNASIEKTWKAVATSEGIASWWMPNTFEPVLGQDFILQSGQFGDSPCRITELDPPNRVGFDWGTEWHVVFELKKLEDEKTEFTLIHSGWDAEKVTEFGQPHSVIRDIMDGGWEEIVKKTLPAYIEA
- a CDS encoding cold-shock protein; translation: MNTGTVKWFNADKGFGFIEREGGDDVFVHFSAITGEGFKSLDEGQRVQFDIVEGNRGPQAANVVKL
- a CDS encoding ArsR/SmtB family transcription factor — its product is MAAPASKHDVFQAIADPTRRRLLKLLADKEMPIAAIAECFPLSRTAINKHLHVLSDAGLVSSQKVGRETRYKLQPDPLVELKHWLSFFERYWENRLSALKEYVENDNG